The stretch of DNA TTTCCTTCTATAAGAGGCTTAATCATTGCTACATATTTTGTGTAACCAACTATAATATTACTTTCTTCTATTGCCTTTAATGCCTTAACAGTAATATGATCTAACCCTCCTGGTCCTATACCTATAACATATAATTTACCCATTAATTTTTTCTCCTTTAAATTAACTTTCCAATAGCTAATGTCATTCCATTATTTTTTATTTTCTTAACTATTATTTTTCCTCCTAAAAGTTCAACAACAGGCTCGCATACAGATCTAACGCCAACTGTTGCTTCTACAAAGTCACTACCTTCATAGTTATCTTGAACCTTAGCTATTTCTTCTTTAGTAAAAAATTTTATTTCTGAATTTAAAGTGTTACTTAAATTTAATATTGCCTTTTCATTTTTTTTGATATCTATTGAGGCTATAGACTTAACTGAATCTACAGATAGATTATTTTCCTTTAATGTATTTATTACAAAATCTAAGAGTTTCTTTTCCTCTGTATTTTTTCTACATCCTACTCCAAGGATTATATCTTGTCTTATAAGTTTTAATATGTTCTCTTTATTTTCTGCTTTATTTGTAATCCATAGAGTATTGTCCTTTAAAGTTTCTACTTCCTTATATCCTTTGGGACATTCTATTTTTTGGTCATCATCTTTAAAATAAACCTCTTCATTGTTTACAAGTTTACTTGCAATAATTTTAGCTAATTTTAAATCCTTTATTATAAGATTATTATCTATAGCTATAGTATCTGGTGCTAAAAGCTCTAA from Clostridium chauvoei encodes:
- the cbiG gene encoding cobalt-precorrin 5A hydrolase — protein: MIGIISVTEKGDILGEKIREALGGDIYKKSKMQDFLLDKITKECFEKYDSLVFISSTGIAVRAIANYLKSKDKDPAVVVVDVCNKFSISLVSGHLGGANNLAKEISKILNNTLVITTATDNLELLAPDTIAIDNNLIIKDLKLAKIIASKLVNNEEVYFKDDDQKIECPKGYKEVETLKDNTLWITNKAENKENILKLIRQDIILGVGCRKNTEEKKLLDFVINTLKENNLSVDSVKSIASIDIKKNEKAILNLSNTLNSEIKFFTKEEIAKVQDNYEGSDFVEATVGVRSVCEPVVELLGGKIIVKKIKNNGMTLAIGKLI